The following are from one region of the Halodesulfurarchaeum sp. HSR-GB genome:
- a CDS encoding ABC transporter ATP-binding protein: MATLELDNVHATVTDEDEEILSGVDLEVSSNEIHALMGPNGSGKSTTAKVIAGHPAYTVTEGDIRLHLEDDDFDDVEIPEDKRTWSLLDLEPHERAALGIYLGFQYPVEIEGVTLSNFLRTALNAKLEEREELLFGAEETDEEDGFESSPRDGPEDEGPVSVADFHDLLEEKMDLLDMDASFARRYLNVGFSGGEKKQNEVLQAAILEPVVAVLDEIDSGLDIDRLQDVSDGINALRDEQGTGVLQITHYQRILDYVEPDRVHIMLDGEIVMEGDADLAKDLEAEGYDWVRDQVYEAA, encoded by the coding sequence ATGGCGACACTCGAACTCGACAACGTTCACGCAACTGTGACAGACGAGGACGAAGAGATCCTCTCGGGCGTCGATCTCGAGGTCTCGTCGAACGAGATCCACGCGCTCATGGGCCCGAACGGGAGCGGGAAGTCGACGACCGCGAAAGTCATCGCCGGCCACCCGGCGTATACGGTAACTGAAGGTGACATCCGGCTCCATCTCGAGGACGATGACTTCGATGACGTGGAGATTCCAGAGGACAAGCGAACCTGGAGCCTGCTCGATCTGGAACCCCACGAAAGGGCGGCATTGGGCATCTACCTGGGCTTCCAGTACCCGGTCGAGATCGAGGGCGTCACTCTCTCGAACTTCCTCCGGACCGCGCTCAACGCGAAACTCGAGGAGCGGGAGGAACTGCTCTTCGGCGCGGAAGAAACCGACGAGGAGGACGGGTTCGAATCGAGCCCGCGAGACGGTCCCGAGGACGAGGGGCCTGTCAGCGTCGCGGACTTCCATGACCTTCTGGAGGAGAAGATGGATCTGCTCGACATGGACGCCTCCTTCGCCCGACGGTATCTCAACGTCGGCTTCTCCGGCGGGGAGAAAAAGCAAAACGAGGTTCTCCAGGCGGCGATCCTCGAACCGGTCGTGGCGGTCCTGGACGAGATCGACTCCGGGCTGGACATCGACCGTCTCCAGGACGTCTCGGATGGCATCAACGCGCTCCGTGACGAACAGGGCACGGGCGTGCTCCAGATCACCCACTACCAGCGGATTCTGGATTACGTCGAACCCGACCGCGTCCACATCATGCTCGACGGGGAAATCGTGATGGAGGGCGATGCGGACCTCGCAAAGGACCTGGAGGCAGAGGGCTATGACTGGGTCCGTGACCAAGTCTACGAGGCGGCCTGA
- a CDS encoding SDR family oxidoreductase: MSESTHLDGQTAIITGASAGIGAESATQLAAAGADVVLAARREDRLEKVAANIRSDGGTAMVAPTDVTDEQAVEALVETTIEEFGSVDIVVNNAGVGRGDSVAEMETEAYRQMMDVNVDGVFFLTRAALPHLIENEGNLIYIGSFAGQFPRPSNPVYAATKWWVRGFAKSVMAQVGEEGLAVSIINPSEVRTEFGSEDGQSFKERFEPGSVSEPVEVAEAVCYAAGQDHSTAAEIDLFRRDKFAAFEKKH, encoded by the coding sequence ATGAGCGAGTCAACTCACCTCGACGGACAAACGGCGATCATCACCGGTGCCAGTGCAGGTATCGGAGCCGAAAGCGCGACCCAGCTGGCCGCGGCCGGGGCCGACGTGGTCCTCGCTGCGAGACGCGAGGACCGCCTCGAAAAGGTTGCAGCCAACATTCGGTCGGACGGCGGGACCGCGATGGTCGCTCCGACGGACGTAACAGACGAGCAGGCAGTCGAGGCACTGGTCGAGACCACCATCGAGGAGTTCGGTAGCGTCGACATAGTGGTGAACAACGCGGGTGTAGGTCGTGGGGACAGCGTCGCCGAGATGGAGACAGAAGCCTATCGCCAGATGATGGACGTCAACGTCGATGGCGTCTTCTTCCTCACGCGAGCGGCCCTCCCACACCTCATCGAGAACGAGGGGAATCTCATCTATATCGGCAGTTTCGCCGGGCAGTTCCCACGACCGTCCAATCCCGTCTACGCCGCCACGAAGTGGTGGGTACGCGGGTTCGCGAAGAGTGTGATGGCCCAGGTGGGCGAGGAGGGCCTCGCCGTGTCGATCATCAACCCCTCCGAGGTCCGGACCGAATTCGGGAGCGAGGACGGGCAGTCATTCAAGGAGCGCTTCGAGCCGGGGTCGGTGAGCGAGCCCGTCGAGGTGGCCGAGGCCGTCTGCTACGCGGCGGGCCAGGACCATTCGACCGCCGCCGAGATCGACCTGTTCCGGCGGGACAAGTTCGCGGCCTTCGAGAAAAAGCACTAA
- a CDS encoding VOC family protein → MDAVAIDHVNLRIPAAGRDRAVEFYGEKLGFEIELEDAFDAGERPFFAVRLTPQSVLHLWPDPEFEPPQKQNFDHVAIHLDASIEAIRNDLDAAAVEVLDDREVFGAMGTARSVYVQDPFGYLVELKARHSSVSDG, encoded by the coding sequence ATGGACGCCGTCGCGATAGACCACGTCAACCTGCGAATTCCAGCCGCGGGGCGGGACCGCGCCGTCGAGTTCTACGGGGAGAAGCTAGGCTTCGAAATCGAACTCGAGGACGCCTTCGACGCGGGGGAGCGACCGTTTTTCGCGGTCCGATTGACTCCACAGTCAGTGCTTCACCTCTGGCCCGACCCCGAGTTCGAGCCACCGCAGAAACAGAACTTTGACCACGTGGCCATCCATCTCGACGCCTCGATCGAAGCGATCCGCAACGATCTGGATGCGGCCGCCGTCGAAGTCCTCGACGATCGGGAGGTATTCGGTGCCATGGGAACGGCCCGCTCGGTGTACGTTCAGGACCCGTTCGGCTATCTCGTGGAGCTCAAAGCCCGACATAGCTCCGTTTCGGATGGATAG
- a CDS encoding PAS domain S-box protein, giving the protein MTTAERDPEFFRDLLDSVVQLSPDLIYFKNADHELVYVGQTYADLFGTSREALVGKTARDLWPEAEAESVLADERRVLDGDPVIDRERQVTHPDGTEHWYSIHKLPRYDQGRVVGFVAIDREITARKRREREWRRMKRAVDSSGHAIYITDPAATIEYVNPAFEQITGFSAEFAVGSTPRILRSGEMETAYYERMWETILDGEVWEETVVNKRQSGEQYHAHQTIAPISTDGEIEAFVAIQTDITDRVKLEERLSVLNRILRHDIRSAVSVIRGNADLAMESTRKSDTALETIRSEAERLHRLGENARYVERVLSDRHRPTETVHLQELIPARAMRCREEYPHTSISYDVPDTAVVSASSDIREALSELCSNAILHSDREEPTVEITVDEGADWVAIQVADDGPGIPADEVAPLERGGESALEHTSGLGLWVVYWIVQESGGDVRFEGNDPRGTVVTLRLPAADTRG; this is encoded by the coding sequence ATGACCACGGCCGAGCGCGATCCTGAATTCTTTCGGGATCTGTTAGATTCCGTGGTCCAGCTGTCGCCCGACCTCATCTACTTCAAAAACGCCGATCACGAACTCGTTTACGTCGGGCAGACCTACGCCGATCTCTTCGGAACGAGCCGGGAGGCGCTGGTGGGCAAGACCGCCCGAGACCTCTGGCCGGAAGCGGAAGCCGAGTCAGTGCTCGCTGACGAGCGGCGGGTCCTCGATGGCGATCCGGTAATCGATCGCGAGCGGCAGGTCACCCACCCCGACGGGACGGAACACTGGTACTCGATCCACAAGCTCCCGCGATACGACCAGGGACGTGTCGTCGGGTTCGTCGCTATCGACCGTGAGATCACGGCTCGCAAACGCCGCGAGCGGGAGTGGCGACGGATGAAACGGGCGGTCGACTCCTCCGGCCACGCGATCTACATCACCGATCCGGCGGCCACTATCGAGTACGTCAACCCGGCCTTCGAGCAGATCACCGGCTTCTCGGCCGAATTCGCGGTCGGTTCCACGCCCCGGATTCTGCGCTCCGGGGAAATGGAAACCGCCTACTACGAGCGGATGTGGGAGACGATCCTCGATGGCGAGGTCTGGGAAGAGACGGTGGTGAACAAACGCCAAAGCGGCGAGCAGTATCATGCCCACCAGACGATCGCGCCGATCAGCACTGACGGCGAGATCGAGGCGTTCGTCGCCATCCAGACGGACATCACGGATCGAGTAAAGCTCGAAGAGCGGCTCTCCGTGCTCAATCGAATTCTTCGTCACGATATCCGCTCCGCGGTGAGTGTCATTCGTGGGAACGCTGACCTGGCGATGGAAAGCACCCGGAAATCCGACACGGCCCTCGAGACGATCCGTTCGGAGGCCGAACGCCTCCACCGACTCGGGGAGAACGCTCGCTACGTCGAGCGGGTCCTCTCAGATAGGCACCGGCCGACCGAGACGGTCCATCTACAGGAACTCATTCCGGCCCGGGCAATGCGGTGTCGTGAGGAGTACCCCCACACTTCGATCTCCTATGACGTACCCGACACGGCTGTCGTCTCGGCCTCGAGTGACATTCGCGAGGCACTGAGCGAACTCTGCTCGAACGCCATCTTGCACTCCGATCGCGAGGAGCCAACAGTCGAGATAACCGTCGACGAAGGGGCGGACTGGGTCGCCATCCAGGTCGCCGACGACGGCCCCGGGATCCCCGCGGACGAAGTCGCACCGCTCGAACGGGGCGGCGAGTCGGCCCTCGAACATACGAGCGGACTCGGGCTCTGGGTCGTCTACTGGATCGTTCAGGAGTCCGGTGGCGATGTTCGTTTCGAAGGAAACGACCCGCGGGGCACGGTCGTCACGCTCAGGCTTCCGGCCGCAGATACCCGGGGCTGA